In bacterium 336/3, the following proteins share a genomic window:
- a CDS encoding fructose-bisphosphate aldolase (catalyzes the formation of glycerone phosphate and D-glyceraldehyde 3-phosphate from D-fructose 1,6-bisphosphate), with product MSYNKIVELLGSEADNLLKYQSKTIDKSLLHAPSSSFVDDIYAKSNRNIPVLRSLQTMFGNGRLANTGFLSILPVDQGIEHTAGASFAPNPIYFDPENIIKLAIEGGCSAVATTFGNLAIMSRKYAHKIPFLVKINHNELLTYPNKFDQIMFGSVREAWNLGAVAVGATIYFGSEESSRQIIEVAAAFEEAHQLGMATVLWCYARNNAFKKDGVDYHVAADITGQANHLGVTIQADIIKQKLPENNGGFTAINFAKSHKKMYEQLSSEHPIDLCRYQVANCYMGRIGLINSGGESKGASDMAEAVRTSVINKRAGGTGLIMGRKAFQRPMNEGVELLNAVQDVYLAKEIDLA from the coding sequence ATGTCTTACAATAAAATTGTTGAATTACTTGGTTCTGAAGCTGATAATTTACTCAAGTACCAATCAAAAACTATTGACAAAAGTCTTTTACATGCTCCAAGTTCATCTTTTGTAGATGATATTTATGCAAAATCGAACAGAAACATTCCTGTTTTGCGTAGTTTACAAACAATGTTTGGAAATGGTAGATTGGCAAACACAGGTTTTTTATCTATTTTACCCGTTGACCAAGGTATTGAACATACAGCAGGTGCTTCTTTTGCTCCAAATCCTATTTACTTTGACCCTGAAAATATTATCAAATTGGCTATTGAGGGTGGTTGCAGTGCAGTGGCTACTACTTTCGGCAATTTGGCTATCATGTCAAGAAAGTATGCTCACAAAATTCCTTTCTTGGTAAAAATCAATCATAATGAGCTTTTAACTTATCCCAACAAATTTGACCAAATTATGTTTGGTTCAGTTCGTGAGGCTTGGAACTTAGGAGCTGTGGCAGTAGGAGCAACTATTTATTTTGGTTCTGAAGAATCTTCAAGACAAATTATAGAAGTAGCTGCTGCATTTGAGGAAGCTCATCAGTTGGGTATGGCTACTGTACTTTGGTGCTATGCTCGTAACAATGCTTTCAAAAAAGATGGTGTTGACTACCATGTAGCTGCTGATATTACAGGACAAGCAAACCACTTGGGTGTAACAATCCAAGCAGATATTATCAAGCAAAAACTTCCTGAAAACAATGGTGGTTTTACAGCTATAAATTTTGCAAAATCACACAAGAAAATGTATGAGCAATTAAGCTCTGAACACCCTATTGATTTGTGCCGTTACCAAGTAGCAAACTGCTATATGGGTAGAATTGGTCTTATCAATTCTGGTGGTGAGTCGAAAGGTGCTTCAGATATGGCAGAAGCTGTAAGAACATCTGTTATCAATAAGAGAGCTGGTGGTACAGGCTTAATTATGGGACGTAAAGCTTTCCAAAGACCTATGAATGAAGGTGTTGAATTATTAAATGCAGTACAAGATGTATATTTAGCTAAAGAAATTGATTTAGCTTAA